The nucleotide sequence GGAGGCAAAAATGCTGaggacgcacacacgtagaGAAGGCAGCAGTAAGCGACAGAGAGAACTGAGGTTGAGGTTGGgactcttctccctcccccttacacacacacaaagagggaaCACGCTTTAATTCACAGCTTTCCCACCAATATAATAGAGGAGCCTCGTTTTCTTGGTCACTGTGTGGGCGGACTGCATCGAGACTCTCTTGCCACTGCAACGCACAAGACACCCCCCGCTGCACACCAcctcgcgtgcgtgtgtgtgccttgcAGTTGCCCTCTTACGCACGAGGCCCTGACGCCAGAGACGAAACACGAGATGGTCAAGCAGCTAAGCAGGTAATCCATGTGTGGTGGTTATGTATACAGCGGCATCTGCAGAAGCACACCCGTCTTCGCACATACTCACATACACGAGTGCGCGTAGGCGTAAGTATGGGCGCATCTGTGACGAGGCAAGTTGCAGGTGGCTTGCGGAGtccaaagaaaaaaagtggGAGGGGGCAGTCAGGAAAGTGCACGCCGTTGCCTCGCCATGTGTGTCCGTGCCTCACCCAGTCTCattccacctcctccccctccttccagCGTCTTGCGTCACTtccacttctctcccttcatcACCTCGCCATCTTGCCGGGTCAGATTCCAGTACTTGCCCTTCATAGTGAGATCGCGGTAGCGATGCAGCTGGCCCCGCGCCGCAGAGTTTTCATAGGCATCAAACTCCACACCAAGACCGCTGTTGCCCAAAAAGTCAAGTTGCTGGTCCACTAGCGAGAGGCCGCTGTTGTCGGCCTCGGCACCTCGGTCTTGGGGGACCTCTGCTCCATGTGCATCCAGGGCGTGTACCTGGGGTAGAAAGACGCCGTTGTACTTGGCGCGGAAGGCTCGTTCGAGCTGTGCGCGTTCATGTGAGAAGCGGAACTGTTGTATCTCGCGATCGTGCAACTGACGCGCAAAAACTTCTCCACACATGAACTGCAAGGCCGGGGCTAGTCCGGTTTTCTCGTGCTGTGACCCGAGGTGGATGCCGAGGGCAGCAGAGATGGGGAACACCGGCATTGACACGCGTCGCTTGAGCTCCGAGAGCTTCATCTGCGTGGAAGAGCCAGTGCTGTCCTTTTCGATGTCCATTTTGTTGGCGAAGGTCATGATGACGCGCTCACTCATGCCAGGGAGGTAGTACTCCAATTCCTGGAGGAGAAGCTCCACCACGTCCCACGGCTGCAGTGCCTTGTAGGAATTGCTCGAGCTCGTGTCGGGGGCGTATGTGTCACACATATCCACCACCAAGGCAAGACACTTTGTCCGCTCCACGTGGCGCAGAAACTGATGGCCCAGGCCGCGGTTTTCGTAGGCACCTTCAATGAGGCCTGGAATGTCTGCAACACGGCACACATTGCCGTAGAGGTCGTGAAGCACGCCAACGTACGGGCGTAGGGTCGTGAAAGCGTACGGGGCAATTGTAGGCTTGCTGGCACTTATGGCGGACAGCAAGGATGACTTGCCAGCATTGGGGTAGCCGACGAGGCCACAGTCGGCGATAGTCTTCAGTTCGATCTGGGCGAGCATTGTGTTGCCTGGCAGCCCATTAGTGGACTCGATGGGAGAGTGGTGCCATTTGTTGGCAAATGCAGCATTGCCTTTGCCACCCTGGCCGCCTTCCAGCAGCACAATCTGCATCCCCTCCTCATCCATGTCGTACTGCACCTCGTTCGTGTCCATGTCCACTACCTGGGTtcccagcggcagcggcagccacagaTCCTGCCCGCGTTTGCCGTGCGCCTCACGggagaagccgcagcagcctgcACCAGCAGAAATCTGGCTACCCATGTCCTCGATGTGACTGAGGTCAGTGTACTGCTTGGCGCACCGTAGCATCACATTACCACCGTTGCCACcattgccgccgcctggGCCGGCAAACTCGTTGCCGTGTTCGTGCGCCATGATGCttgcaccatcgccaccagCCCCACTGCAGAGTAACACCTTGACACGGTCGACAAAGCGATGCTTTGCCCTGTGCGCGCAGCCCCTACGCCAGAGCATGTGCTGTGGTGCAATCAAGAGGGCAATGCGAATGACATGCACACTCAAAAGGAGCTGATGTGGGGTTGTGAGTCTGTCTCCACCACTTTTCGCAGATTTGGTCAGTGACACCACCGACAGACACTAGAGATGCccgaaagaggagggggaaaggaataggggaagagaggaataGAGAAGGCGGTTACAACAGAGAGTCTTGCGTGTGGACCGTGATAGGAGTACACGATGCTCCATCCTGAGAGGCTTCAAGTGAAGCCAACACTCACATCAATACACCCATGACTAATAGCACCTCTCCCAAGACACACACCACAGGCTTGCGCGGgaaatggagagagggagagagagagagaaagagggatcGCGTGATGCGTTGAGGCTCATGAGGTCGATGGCGAGAGGAGCGCGGGAGGCGAAAACACAAAAAAGAAGACACCGTACCCGTTGGTTACTCTGCTGTCGTGAAATAGGCCCTACGCAGCGccaagcgcacacacacacacctccccccatccatccccctctccccaccccacacaggCCTACCCAACTCTGTGCAAGCGGCTACGCTCTTCTTTTTGCTTCGTTTGAAGTCGATTCTGTACGCAGagtctcccttcccctccctcccctccccatccacaggggggggggagggcaacCGCGCGAGAGGGTGATCAGACTCGCTTATCCGAGAAAGTTGGTGCGCTGCTTTAGCACCTTACNNNNNNNNNNNNNNNNNNNNNNNNNNNNNNNNNNNNNNNNNNNNNNNNNNNNNNNNNNNNNNNNNNNNNNNNNNNNNNNNNNNNNNNNNNNNNNNNNNNNNNNNNNNNNNNNNNNNNNNNNNNNNNNNNNNNNNNNNNNAAAGTTGGTGCGCTGCTTTAGCACCTTACACACAAAACGAAAcaagaaagaggcgaggggtgggccagggaagagaagaggccaCGCGTATGTCCGCAGCGACGTTGCAGTGAACCCCCTGCggatccacacacacacacacacacatgtaaACCTACGTGCATCTGTCATCATTCACGTAGCGTAACTACAGGTACAGCGATGACGCAAAGACGATGTCACGCTTAATAAGCTGGACACCCTTGAGGAACTTGTCATGCAACACAATACTGCCAATGGCCGGCGACCGCGCCGCGGAGgccagctggcgcagcatctcctccaAACGACGCATCATGCGCACAATCTCACCTTCGTACGCGGTGGTCTTGCTCACAAGGTCGACGAACTTCGCCCCCTTTGCCCAGAGGTAGGTTACCTCCATGAGTGAGGGCATGACTTTCTCCACCGAGCTGTTCTCCTGCATCAGCCCGCTTTCGGCGCTCACGGTGGCGATGCGAGTAACAACCTCGTTGAGGTCCTTCAGCGGCTGCTCGAActcctgcggcagcgagaaGCCGTCCGGGGTGCGGTGCACGTTGACGAGGCATGACAAGAGAGCCACAACCATCTCCGTCTCCATGGAGTTCAGCACACCCTTAAAGAGCAGCTCCGTCAGCAGGATTTCGTTTTCGTCTGTCGTCGTTATCTCGCACGCGACGCGGGCCTTGCGGAGGATGATGTTGTCCTTGTCGATGTAGTCcaggcgacgcagcacccGCATCATCTGCTTCAGCTCTTCGGAGAAGACAGCCTTGCCCATGCCCGCTAATTCATCCTTCACCTGCTCCAGTTGGGTCTCGAGGtctgcctttctcttgtACTGCTCAAACTCCTCTTGCAGCTCTGGTGTAGGGGAGGTGGTAAGGACGTTACCCTCGAGCTGTTTTTGCAAGTTCGACACTTGTTTCTGCAGCTTACTCAGTTGCGCATCCTCTGGGCCCATCTGCGCAGCAGTGAGCACTGGAACATTGCTGCCGAACTGACGCTGCAGTTTCGACAGGATCTGCACCATCTCGGCACGCCCTCGCTCCGAGTCTGGGCTTTCGGGAAGGTTTGTCTTGAGCGTCGCAAGGTTCTGGACGTCTGAGAAGTCAAACGTCACTGTGTACAAGTCCGCTTTTTCTGAGGTGTACTCGCTGACTGGGCACGGCGTCAGGGCAGTCGGATTCAACACATCTGCCTTCAAGCAGATCACGGCAACATGGatggagaaggtgctggcgTCGCTGAAGTCTGGGTTGGTGTTCTTTGCGGTAAACGAGCGGCAGATGCCCCAGCCAAAGTCGAGCTGATCGGAGGCGCGGATGATATGCACAAAGCGCCCCGCCTGCACCCAGTTCTTGAGGAACTTGGGTTGGTGCAGAATCTGGTTCACCTcacccttcttcttcgaGATCATGTCCTCGCAAATTGTGTACTGCCGAAAAGCGCTCTCGTTGGCGACGTGGATTTCCTCGATGGACttgcgcagagcagcacacttctcctccagcgctggTTTGTCACGCAGACGCTGGAACTGCGAGAAGCTGCGCTTCATCATGAACTCGGGATCGACGTCCTCGACGCGTAGCAGATTCAGCACCATATTGTAGGTCAGGTGAAAACTGCTGAGCAGAAcgtcggcaccaccgccggtcagctgcttcagcgtgTCCGGCTCCACTGCCTCATCCACCATGGCAATGACAACGCCGACGCGGTCGAGGCCACGCCGGCCGGCGCGCCCCGACATCTGAATGTACTCGCCACCAGTGAGGTAGCGGTTCTTCTCGCCGTCAAACTTCTTGACAGAGGTGAAGACGACGGTACGGGCCGGCATGTTAAGTCCCATCGAGAAGGTCtcggtggagaagagaactTTGACCAGACCCGCCTGGAAAAGAATCTCAACAACCTCCTTCAGAATGGGAAGGAGACCGGAGTGGTGGATGCCGACGCCGCGCTTcaggagcgggagaaggtgcTCAATGGCAGGAAGCTTCCGGTCCTCCTCCGCAAGCGACTCCATAGCATTGCCAAATACTTCCATCACAAGTGCATCCTCTTCGGTATTATTGAAGTTCAGCCGCGAAAGCGCGAGGGCGTTGCGCTCGCACTCCGCcttggcgaaggagaagacaaTCACTGGGTACATGTTGCGGTCCATCACAAGCTTCACAATCTCCATCATGGACTGAGAagagccgccgcggcggtggccaccgccgccgcccttgtTCCCGCGCGGGCCGCTAGAGGCGCCGTTGCCTGGAACTGCTGCCCCCGCACCGTTTGCACTGCCCTCCGCCCCCATCGATGTCATTGCCTTGCCGAAGTTGTCCTCGCGGAATTTGCCCTTTTCATCCACGATGAGGAAGATGCCGTCGGCCCCGGCCGGGTATAAGTAATGCTGCAGTGGCACTGGTCGGTAGTTCGTGTGAATGACGTGCACCTTCGTGGTTGGGTGAATGCTCTCCACCCAGTCCGCAAACTCGCGCGCGTTTGGGATGGtggcagagaggaagacgtaCTGGCATCCCTCAGGCAGTAAGCTGATCGTTTCCTCCCACACCACGCCGCGAGACTTGTCGCGCATGTAGTGTACCTCATCGAAGACGACGCAGCCCACTTCGCGCAGCATTTCGGTCCCGCGGTACAGCATGCTGCGCAGAATTTCCGTCGTCATGACAAGGCAGTCCGAGTCCGCCTTGATGGTGGTGTCGCCGGTCATAAGACCAACGGAGTCGAACTTCTCGGAGAACTCGCGGAACTTTTGATTACTAAGGGCCTTGATGGGGGAGGTGTAGATGAcacgcttcttctctcgcagcGCCTTGGCGATGGCGTAGAGTGCCACCGTGGTCTTACCGGCTGATGTGTGCGCCGACACGAGGACACTGTCACCGTCCTCGAGAGCGTCGATACTTGCCTTTTGAAAGGTGTCGAGCTCATAGGGGAATGTGATGGCGGGGTCGACCTCGCGGCGTGCCCGCTTCGCCGCCGGCTTGTCTTCGCATCGATCTGACATTGGTAGTGCCGTATGCGTGCCTTGGGATCGAGGAATGTGtattgtgtgtgcgtgtactcGTAATACCACAGTGACACGATATGGagacgagggggaggggagagcgcTGTACccacgtgcgtgtgaggaCACGTACTGCACAAGAGATAGaacaaaggggagggggaggggtaccACCAATGAGATAAATGCACGCGGTAGGGTAGCAGGAAGGCCACAAGACGTACGAagcgaagggagagggagataAGTGGAGTGAAGAGAACTTTGGGAAGCTGTGCGCCTTCTGCTCTACTGACTGGGGAGGGAGTTGGCCCCCAAGCGCGTAGCTCGCGTCAATTCCCGCTCGCCATCTTTTTGATCCTGTGCGTCTTTTGCTTcctgcatgtgcatgtgcatgtgtgtgtgtgtgtgtgtgcgctttcGATTTTATTTCGGTGCGGGGGAGGAGCAGCGTTCGCAGTTACacacatgtgtgcgtgcgtgtctctctacACATGTCTGAGAGTTTGTCAAGAAGGCGCGTGTTCCTCGTCCACCCCCTTTCTCACCACTGAAAGACTTGGGCGGTCCATCTTGATCGCTTTCCACGCCACTATAAAACAGACTCGATAGACTGCCGTAGCGCGTCCATGGAGCAGCCGGGCTCCAGCTTACGGCGCGGCACACCGCTGCGGTCGCAAAGGTACTTGGTGTAGTTCCACATGGGAGCCCCCTGCTGTGCCCGAAGCATTCGAAACAGTGGGTGGGCTGAGGGATTCTTCACGTTGACCCGGTCAAAGACCGGAAAGAGCAGCCCAATGTTCTCGCACCACTGCGCAATCTCGGCATTACTGAGCGGCTCTTGGTTCGCAAACTGTGCGCACGGGAACGCGAGAATGGTAAACCTACGGGAGCCATACGCTTGTTGCACCCCGTTCAGCATCTCGACGTTGGTGGAGGTGAAGCTACACCGCGACGCCACGTTCACGATGAGCGTCACATAGCCCGAGTATCTTTGAAGCGAAACAGTCTTGCCACCTTGTACGGCGCTATAGGTGAAGATGGATGCCATGACGACAGCGCGGTCCCCAGACATACAGAGCCGACGTGCTCAAACGAGGAGTTGAGGCAAAAGCCACagaaggcgaaaaaaaaaacgacagGCCACgctgcggagagggaggggtgggtggtgaGACGCAGAGATTTGATACGGCTGTGAAGGACAGAAGCCGAAGTGGCGAGTTTTTCCTGTGAGGCACAATTCCGGTCTAACGGCGCGTGCACCGCTCGAATGATTcgaaaaaagaagagaggcaatgcagaggcagcgcatGCAGAGGTGCAGACATGGAAGACGGcacgcaaagagagaggtggccATCCGCACGCTCCCTGAGGttagagagggaagaagaggggagcgaggaggagggaggagagggatgaTAGAGGTCGATGGCGGTGGAAACAGCAAAACCTGTAGCTCTATGACTACCGTtgagaacgaaaagagcaaGAGCGAGGCACCACCTTCACG is from Leishmania panamensis strain MHOM/PA/94/PSC-1 chromosome 35 sequence and encodes:
- a CDS encoding GTP-binding protein, putative (TriTrypDB/GeneDB-style sysID: LpmP.35.3060) — encoded protein: MLWRRGCAHRAKHRFVDRVKVLLCSGAGGDGASIMAHEHGNEFAGPGGGNGGNGGNVMLRCAKQYTDLSHIEDMGSQISAGAGCCGFSREAHGKRGQDLWLPLPLGTQVVDMDTNEVQYDMDEEGMQIVLLEGGQGGKGNAAFANKWHHSPIESTNGLPGNTMLAQIELKTIADCGLVGYPNAGKSSLLSAISASKPTIAPYAFTTLRPYVGVLHDLYGNVCRVADIPGLIEGAYENRGLGHQFLRHVERTKCLALVVDMCDTYAPDTSSSNSYKALQPWDVVELLLQELEYYLPGMSERVIMTFANKMDIEKDSTGSSTQMKLSELKRRVSMPVFPISAALGIHLGSQHEKTGLAPALQFMCGEVFARQLHDREIQQFRFSHERAQLERAFRAKYNGVFLPQVHALDAHGAEVPQDRGAEADNSGLSLVDQQLDFLGNSGLGVEFDAYENSAARGQLHRYRDLTMKGKYWNLTRQDGEVMKGEKWK
- a CDS encoding ATP-dependent RNA helicase, putative (TriTrypDB/GeneDB-style sysID: LpmP.35.3070), coding for MSDRCEDKPAAKRARREVDPAITFPYELDTFQKASIDALEDGDSVLVSAHTSAGKTTVALYAIAKALREKKRVIYTSPIKALSNQKFREFSEKFDSVGLMTGDTTIKADSDCLVMTTEILRSMLYRGTEMLREVGCVVFDEVHYMRDKSRGVVWEETISLLPEGCQYVFLSATIPNAREFADWVESIHPTTKVHVIHTNYRPVPLQHYLYPAGADGIFLIVDEKGKFREDNFGKAMTSMGAEGSANGAGAAVPGNGASSGPRGNKGGGGGHRRGGSSQSMMEIVKLVMDRNMYPVIVFSFAKAECERNALALSRLNFNNTEEDALVMEVFGNAMESLAEEDRKLPAIEHLLPLLKRGVGIHHSGLLPILKEVVEILFQAGLVKVLFSTETFSMGLNMPARTVVFTSVKKFDGEKNRYLTGGEYIQMSGRAGRRGLDRVGVVIAMVDEAVEPDTLKQLTGGGADVLLSSFHLTYNMVLNLLRVEDVDPEFMMKRSFSQFQRLRDKPALEEKCAALRKSIEEIHVANESAFRQYTICEDMISKKKGEVNQILHQPKFLKNWVQAGRFVHIIRASDQLDFGWGICRSFTAKNTNPDFSDASTFSIHVAVICLKADVLNPTALTPCPVSEYTSEKADLYTVTFDFSDVQNLATLKTNLPESPDSERGRAEMVQILSKLQRQFGSNVPVLTAAQMGPEDAQLSKLQKQVSNLQKQLEGNVLTTSPTPELQEEFEQYKRKADLETQLEQVKDELAGMGKAVFSEELKQMMRVLRRLDYIDKDNIILRKARVACEITTTDENEILLTELLFKGVLNSMETEMVVALLSCLVNVHRTPDGFSLPQEFEQPLKDLNEVVTRIATVSAESGLMQENSSVEKVMPSLMEVTYLWAKGAKFVDLVSKTTAYEGEIVRMMRRLEEMLRQLASAARSPAIGSIVLHDKFLKGVQLIKRDIVFASSLYL
- a CDS encoding glutathione peroxidase, putative (TriTrypDB/GeneDB-style sysID: LpmP.35.3080), yielding MASIFTYSAVQGGKTVSLQRYSGYVTLIVNVASRCSFTSTNVEMLNGVQQAYGSRRFTILAFPCAQFANQEPLSNAEIAQWCENIGLLFPVFDRVNVKNPSAHPLFRMLRAQQGAPMWNYTKYLCDRSGVPRRKLEPGCSMDALRQSIESVL